In the Drosophila takahashii strain IR98-3 E-12201 chromosome 3R, DtakHiC1v2, whole genome shotgun sequence genome, one interval contains:
- the LOC108059595 gene encoding neprilysin-4-like, translating to MELFQKNLVSLLIFLLILIIRTKGADVITNYESDYLVSYANRMKSGMNLSADPCDDFYEYSCGNYRWSAELLYRMLHTWEGDYSLKYLEDKMEHLLGSIDLAESLNVSSELKLAQRFYNACLKADLHPFPAADPHYLTLIRSIGGFPAVDGANWNASTFSWFNMSAHLINYGAEGLIDDYFDWKFPFQPKLCYERIGFEEYGNSIPNDEERMSGYLRSFQLPEDKISEVVAGVFAFRKEAWSIDHERQPGNCEAFEAKYFEIVWDGDKIVWNKDQQRKDEDCSYYVVELDKVCARHPEAVANYLAMKLLRALDAKLRNSEEQKQYCKNELQISIPFLFSKLFLADHIPKKIKLEVSEIVEEVRNSLRRSLDKKGADLIWGKSRKILREFPFNFTQVNWYADRVISEIGSLEVVDDSYAAINIIMRRLFVKSSRYTARHSMDLPISSKSPEHMLGKFYDFDRYLQPPVYHPTWPVSFKFGALGSFIARHAYINNEGYYDEHDKQMETDKLRLAFSAYKSHIKHLVDDHKQDRINETMPGLDLSPDQLFFLGATHIFCADSEPKAKEIALDSLSGNEEFLQAFNCPAESRMRPVWYRRH from the exons ATGGAATTATTCCAAAAGAACTTAGTTAGTCTACTGATTTTCTTGCTTATACTAATAATTCGGACAAAAGGCGCTGATGTCATCACCAATTACGAAAGTGATTACCTAGTGTCCTATGCGAATCGTATGAAATCCGGGATGAACTTGAGTGCGGATCCTTGTGACGACTTTTACGAGTACTCTTGTGGAAATTATCGTTGGAGCGCCGAGCTGTTATACAGAATGTTGCACACTTGGGAAGGTGACTACAGCTTAAAATACCTCGAGGACAAGATGGAACATTTATTGGGCAGTATTGATCTGGCGGAGTCCCTCAATGTGTCTAGCGAACTGAAGCTGGCCCAAAGGTTCTACAACGCCTGTCTGAAAGCTGATCTCCATCCATTTCCTGCTGCTGATCCACACTATCTCACACTCATTCGTTCGATCGGAGGCTTTCCCGCTGTGGATGGAGCCAACTGGAATGCCTCCACCTTCAGCTGGTTCAACATGAGCGCCCACTTAATCAACTACGGGGCAGAGGGTCTGATAGACGATTatttcgattggaaatttccTTTTCAGCCTAAGCTTTGTTACGAACGCATTGGTTTTGAAGAATACGGGAACTCGATTCCGAACGACGAGGAACGAATGAGCGGTTACCTGAGGTCCTTTCAGTTGCCGGAGGATAAAATTTCGGAAGTGGTCGCCGGTGTGTTTGCATTCCGGAAAGAAGCGTGGTCCATAGATCACGAGCGACAGCCAGGAAACTGCGAAGCCTTCGAGGCCAAGTACTTCGAGATCGTTTGGGACGGGGATAAGATCGTTTGGAACAAGGATCAACAAAGAAAAGACGAGGACTGTTCTTACTACGTTGTAGAGTTGGACAAGGTATGTGCCCGTCATCCAGAGGCGGTGGCCAATTATCTGGCCATGAAGCTGCTGCGCGCATTGGATGCCAAACTCCGCAACTCTGAAGAACAAAAACAGTATTGCAAGAATGAACTGCAGATCTCAATACCGTTCCTcttcagcaaactatttttggCG GATCACATTCCTAAGAAAATAAAGTTGGAAGTGTCGGAAATTGTGGAGGAAGTACGGAATAGTCTGCGCAGATCGCTGGACAAAAAAGGAGCGGATTTGATTTGGGGAAAGTCTCGAAAAATTCTCCGGGAATTCCCCTTCAACTTTACCCAGGTCAACTGGTATGCGGATCGGGTAATCTCGGAGATTGGTAGCCTGGAAGTAGTTGACGATAGTTACGCTGCCATCAATATAATTATGCGACGCCTTTTTGTTAAAAGCAGTAGATACACCGCTCGTCACTCCATGGACCTCCCCATATCGTCCAAGTCACCTGAACACATGTTGGGTAAATTTTACGACTTCGACAGATATTTGCAACCACCCGTTTACCACCCCACTTGGCCAGTATCCTTCAAATTCGGGGCCTTGGGTAGTTTTATTGCGCGACACGCCTACATAAATAATGAGGGCTATTACGATGAACATGACAAACAAATGGAAACAGATAAATTGCGATTGGCATTCTCTGCCTATAAAAGCCACATTAAGCACCTTGTAGACGATCATAAGCAGGATAGGATCAACGAGACGATGCCAGGACTTGACTTGTCGCCGGATCAGCTATTCTTTCTGGGAGCCACTCACATCTTTTGCGCCGACTCCGAACCcaaagctaaggaaatagcTCTTGACTCCTTATCGGGAAACGAAGAGTTCCTTCAGGCCTTCAATTGTCCTGCAGAATCTCGCATGCGTCCTGTTTGGTATAGGAgacattaa
- the LOC123003315 gene encoding membrane metallo-endopeptidase-like 1 — protein sequence MSQSFVRLLIFVLLLIISTKCDGNSLTNYESDYLVSYVNRIKSGMNLSVNPCDDFYEYSCGNYRWSAQLFWRMMGSWQGDYSTIYLQDRMEHLLGKMDLAESLNVSKELKLAQRFYNACLEADLYPFPAADPHYLSLIRSIGGFPAVDGANWNASNFSWFNMSAHLINYGAEGLFRDRIDSKFPFQPEIRFARMGFNEFVNLRPNDEEQMTGYLRSFQLTEDNISEVIAGVLDFWKEAKSIDYEDQPGNCEAFEANYFKIVWDGDKIVWNKDQPREDADCYSYLVELDKVVSRHPEAVANYLAMKLLYALDANLESTEEQKQFCLIRMQFSMEFLFSKLFLADHIPDKIKGEVSEIVEEVRDSLSRSLNEADPKNRLSRKILREFPFNFTKLNSFADRVISEIASLEIVDDSYAAANINMQRLFVNSRRYSARHSMELPISSKSPEDMLSEFFDFDRYLQPPVYHPTWPISLKFGALGSFVGRQAHINNEVYYESFDPEREEEKLQWAFSAYKSHIKHLLEDHKQDRINETMPGLDLSPDQLFFLGATQIFCAPHKERSKNSYRPSVVLQNLACVM from the exons ATGAGCCAAAGTTTCGTTAGACTACTGATTTTCGTGCTACTACTTATAATTTCGACAAAGTGCGATGGGAATTCCCTCACCAATTACGAAAGTGATTACTTGGTGTCCTATGTGAATCGCATAAAATCCGGCATGAACTTAAGTGTGAATCCTTGTGACGACTTCTACGAGTACTCCTGTGGAAATTATCGTTGGAGCGCCCAGCTGTTCTGGAGAATGATGGGATCTTGGCAAGGTGACTACAGCACAATATACCTGCAGGACAGGATGGAACATTTGTTGGGCAAGATGGATCTGGCGGAGTCGCTCAATGTGTCCAAGGAACTAAAGCTGGCCCAAAGATTCTACAACGCCTGTCTGGAAGCCGATCTCTACCCTTTTCCTGCTGCTGATCCGCACTATCTTTCCCTCATTCGGTCGATCGGAGGTTTTCCTGCGGTGGATGGAGCCAACTGGAATGCCTCCAACTTCAGCTGGTTCAACATGAGCGCCCACTTGATCAACTACGGGGCAGAGGGTCTGTTTCGCGATCGAATCGATTCGAAATTTCCATTTCAGCCTGAAATACGTTTCGCACGGATGGGTTTTAATGAATTCGTGAACTTGAGACCGAACGACGAGGAACAAATGACGGGTTACTTAAGATCCTTTCAATTGACAGAGGATAACATTTCAGAGGTGATCGCCGGGGTGCTTGACTTCTGGAAAGAGGCAAAATCCATAGATTACGAGGACCAACCAGGAAACTGCGAAGCCTTCGAGGCCAACTACTTCAAGATCGTTTGGGACGGGGATAAGATCGTTTGGAACAAGGACCAACCAAGGGAAGACGCAGACTGTTATTCCTACCTCGTAGAGTTGGACAAGGTGGTTTCCCGTCATCCCGAGGCGGTGGCCAATTATCTGGCCATGAAGCTGCTGTATGCACTCGATGCAAACCTTGAGAGCACTGAAGAACAAAAACAGTTTTGCCTTATTCGAATGCAGTTCTCAATGGAGTTCCTTTTTAGCAAACTCTTTTTGGCG GATCACATCCCTGACAAAATAAAAGGGGAAGTATCGGAAATTGTGGAGGAAGTGCGGGACAGCCTGAGCAGATCGCTGAACGAAGCCGATCCGAAAAATCGCTTGTCTCGAAAAATTCTCCGGGAATTTCCCTTCAACTTTACCAAGCTGAACTCATTTGCCGATCGTGTTATCTCGGAGATTGCTAGCCTAGAAATAGTCGACGATAGTTACGCTGCAgccaatataaatatgcaaCGCCTCTTCGTTAACAGCCGTAGATATAGCGCTCGTCACTCCATGGAACTCCCCATATCCTCCAAGTCACCTGAAGACATGTTGAGTGAATTTTTCGACTTCGACAGATATTTGCAACCACCCGTTTACCACCCCACTTGGCCAATATCCCTCAAATTCGGTGCCTTGGGAAGTTTCGTTGGGCGACAGGCCCACATAAATAATGAGGTATATTATGAGAGTTTTGACCCCGAAAGGGAAGAGGAAAAGTTGCAATGGGCATTCTCTGCCTATAAAAGCCACATTAAGCATCTTCTGGAGGATCATAAGCAGGATAGGATCAATGAGACTATGCCAGGACTTGACTTGTCGCCAGATCAGCTGTTCTTCCTCGGAGCCACTCAGATCTTTTGCGCCCCGCACAAGGAGCGGTCTAAGAATTCCTACAGGCCTTCGGTTGTCCTCCAGAATCTGGCATGCGTGATGTAG